The Negativicutes bacterium region CCGGACGAGTAAGAAATCGACAACAATTTGCAGGCGGCGCTCAAAGAACCGGCCAAAGCAACTTTTTCCAATAAGACGGCGGTGTCATCCTGGAAAAATACTTCCCGCCGGCTGAGAGAGAGCTGCACGCTGCAAGTGACCGGATTGGTTTGCGACATCGCCGCGGCATATTGTTTCAGGCGCTGATAATCTTCCGGCCGATCGGCATCCAGGGTCATGCCCAGATCCGGCAGTTCAATCGTTTCTTTGCTGCATGTGAGCGATGACAGGGCAGCCCCCAAGCCGCCGTCGCCTTTCGATTGCAGCAAGTCGCTGATGATGCCATTCTGCAGCAGCACCGGGTGTCCGGAACGGCCTTTGTGGCTGGGCAGCAGAACGGCGCAGTGGGAATAATCCATCAAGCCCATCATCGTCAGCAAGGAGCGTTTGGCGAACAGCGGCACATCGGCGGGCAGAAAAAAGAAGCGTTCGCAGCGTTCTTGGATCCATTGCATGCCAAGGCAAGCGGAAAAAAACATATCCGTCGTGCGGTAATCCGGATTATAGAGGCAGGTAACGTTCAGCGGGGCAAGATGATGCTGCAGCCGTTCCGCTTCCAGCCCGGTAACGACCACGATGGGATCGACACCGGCGGCTTTCAGCGTTTCAATGGCGGTCTTGATGACGGTGGAACCACCCAGCTGCAGCATGGGCTTGAATGATTTCATGCGGGAAGATAAGCCTGCGGCGACAATGACTGCTCCGGTCTTCATAGAGAACCTCCTGTCGAATAAGATTGTAAAACATAACGATGCCGAAAAGCTTCCCGGCAGGTCTATCTGCCGGGTAAAGCACACCTTTAGTTTATAACAGCTGCGGCAGCGTGTCAATCACAAAAGCCATAATCGCGGGGCAAATTTCCTGCGGTAAACCGGCTTCCGTCAGCCGCACGTCCGGCTGCAACCCGGCAGGCGTACTGCCGAGAATTTCAAGGCAGCGAAGACCGGGATACTCTTCCAGGAAATAGGCCTGCAACAGCTGAACTTTTGCTTTCAATAGGGCTTTCCGCTCTGCCGGCGCATCGGCAGCGCTGCCGTAACGCAAGCCTAACACCATCACGGCAGCGGCGTAAGCGCCGCAAACTTCACCGCAATAGAGGCCGCCGCCGAATCCGGCTGCCAGGCGGCGCGCCGTGTCGGTATCCAGACCCAGTGGTTCGGCAAAGGCAGCCAGCACGATTTGAGCGCAATTGAAACCGAGGGCATGTTGCTGATTGACATAGTGCAGACTCATGGCTTACCCCCGATCCGCCCAGCGGTAATCTGAGACACTGGGCATTTTAATGGAAAACGAGAACCGGCGGCGGCAGCCAGATTTGTTTGCGGCAAACCGGCGGTATCCCGTTTCACCGGCCGGGCGCATATCGACTGCGGCCGCAAAAATCCGCCGCAATTTGGCGGCTGCGCCGGCGAACTCGTCTTCACCCGGTAAAAAAAAGCTAAGGTTTTGCGTTTGCCTTGGGCGGTAAAGAAGGTGCGGCGGCTGATTTTACCGTGAAAACAGATGTTTGCTTTGGCGGTCGGAGTGAAATTTTTAAGTTGCGTGATTTTATCCCCCCCTTACAATATTCTGCGTTTTGCGCTCTCACAGTCGGGCTTACCGAAGCTGATTTCAACTGAAAATTCGCGCTGCAGAGCAGCGAAAATCCGTGTCTGGATTTGCTGCGGAGTGAGTGAGCTGTCGAGGACGAGGTGCAGATGATCCTGCTGGCGTTCTGCCCGGTAATTTTTTACCTCTGGCAGAGAAAAGACGGCTCGGTCCAGTTCATGCACCGTCAGCCAGCCCCAAAGCTTTTCCTGCCGCAGCCGCGTTTGTTCTTCAGCCAGGCGATAGGGATAGATATCCGGCAGCAGGCGGCCGCGATCACCGGTGCGGTAACGCAGCAGCGGCATGGCTTCACGCTGCAGCGTAGTCAGCACGATTTCACCCCATTCACCCGGTGCTAAAAGGCGATCGCTGTCGGGATCGGCGATTTCAAGCCGGAGGAACGGGTGACAGATTTGCAACCCGGGACCGTTTTGACCGCGCACCGCGCAGCCAAAACCGCTTTCCGTCAGACCATAATGCGGATGCGTCCGGCAATGCCAGGTTTGCTCCAATTCACGCAGCAGCCAGGCCGGCGTGTAATCGCCGGTCACCAGCAGTGATTTGGGCCGCAGCTGCGGCGCGGCGCGGCTGAGGACTAATAAGGGAATGGGATAACCGGCCAGGCAATCCGCACCTTTGGCAGCCAGCGCCGCCGCCGCCGGATCAGCAATAAAGCCATACGCTTTGGCTTGTCCGCCCAGGTTCGTAATCGCCCGTTCCAGTAAATCACCCACACTGTACTGCGTAGCGCCGGGCAGAAAGAGAGCGGCTGTTTCACCCGGCTGCATCAGTTCCTGCATGCCTGCCGAAAAATACTCGATGGTCTGCCGCAAGTCTTTCGGAGAAAAAAAGAGACGTTTGGGTTTGCCGGTGGTGCCGGAAGTCGGCAGCGTGGTGATGCGCGCTACCTGCCGCGGCGGGATGCAGAGAAAGCGCTGCGGGTCCGCGGCTAGTTGGTCGGCGGTGGTGAAGGGCGGTATGCCCTGCGCATAAAAATCCGAACGCTGCGCCTGAAGAATCTGCCGCTGCAGCATCTGCTGCTGCCAAGCCTCAAGCGCCCGGAAGTCCGCAATTTGGCAATGCCGCAGCGTCCAGCTTTCCACAAAAGATAAGGTCATGAGCTTGCCTCCAGGATTGCCAAAAAGTAACCGCATTTGGCCTGACGCAAAGCCGTTCGGTCCAGTTTGGCGTAAATTTGCTGACTGCCCCGCTCCAGAATCCATTGTCCCCAGAATTGCGGCAGCTCTGCGGACTGATCCTGCCAGCTGAGGAGCGCGAAACCGGCGGCCTGGAAGCGCTGCAGCAGGGTGGGGCGGCTTTCCATTCTGCCCAGCACACCGGAGAAATCGGCGGCTTGGCCGCGGGCGTAAAAATCGGAGATCAGCAACTTGCCGCCCGGTTTTAAGACACGACGGGCTTCGCCCAGGGCTGTTTGCGGAGCGGTGATTTTGGAGAAGCTGCATTCAAACAGCAGACCGTCAAAGCTGCTGTGCGCAAAAGGCAAAGCGGCGGCATCCGCTTCTACAGCGCCGGCGGCAGGCAGCAAATCCACCCCAATCGCCTGATACCCTAACTCTTTCAGCAAGGCAACGGTAGCTCCCGTACCGCAGCCGATATCACAAAGACTGGCTGCCGGCGGGAATTGGCAAGCCGCCACACCCCAACGGGTCAAGGTCAAACCGCCGGGACGGCAGACGCTTAGTTCCATGGCGTTAAGTAGTGTGCGCAGAAGGGGACTAAGCGGCCCTGCTCGTAAACATGCAGACTGCAGCGCCGCAGACGTTCCAGATCGATTGTACCGGCATCCTGAAAGGCCATGGCGGAGATTGTGAAGCCATGCGAACGCACACGTCGGGCAAAATAGTTTAAATCCTGCAGATCTCCGGGCTTGGCGTCCTGCCGATCTCCGGGCTTGGCGTCCTGCGGACACGCTGCCGGGTTCTGCGGGCGCAGCAAGCTCGTTTTCATAGTTTGCGGCGCTTCCCTGTCTGAGAGAGCCGACTTTTCCCGCAGCCAGCGCCGGACAACGAAATTGCGATTCTGCGCCGCAGTCACCGGCCTGGCGGCCGAGCAGCCGCAGCCGGAGGCTGCCTGGGAAAGGGCGGTCGGCTGCTGATTTTCATCGATCACGAAGTCGCCGTGGAAACCGCAGAGCGGGTGATCGCAGCGGGAGGGAAGTAAATTCTTCACCGCTACTCTGCCGCCGGTCTGCCGTGCAATTTCTACGACCAACGTATCGAGAGTCAGGCGGTCTTCGGCCTGCGGCGGCTGCGGAATGCGGCCGAAATAACTGACGGGCTGAAAATGCACGCCGCGGACAGCCGGAGAGTTGGCAAAAGCAAACTGCAGGATGCTGCCGATGGCATCAACGTTCACCCCCGGTACCAAAGTCGGGACCAGGGTGACGCCAATCTGTTCCGCCGCACAGTTTTGGATTGCCCGAAGTTTTAAGTCCAGCAGCGGCTTACCGCGCAATTGCTGATAAATACTGTCCTGCAGACCGTCGAATTGTAAAAAAACAAAAGACAAACCTGCTTCGGCAAGCGCATGCAGATAGGCGGGGGACTCGGCCAAACGAATGCCGTTGGTATTCAGTTGGAGATAGCGAATGCCGGCGCTTTTGGCCGCGGCGATGATCTGCGGCAGGTCGTCGCGCAGGGTTGGCTCTCCGCCGGACAACTGCAGCAGCGGTTGACTTAAGGCGGCGAGCCCTGGCAGGGCATCCAGCAATTCCGCTAAGGCAACATCGCTGCCGTCGCCACCCGCGGCGAAACAAAAAGGGCAGTGCAGATTACAGCGCCCGGTCACTTCCAAAACAACGCAGCAGGTTCCCTGCAGATGCTCGCTGCAAAGCCCGCAGGCTGTGGGGCAGGGAGGCGCTTGCTCCAGTTCCGGCAAATTGCCGCGCCAACTCTCGAGATCAAGCTGGTTGCGCCAAATCGGCGCCGAAAAAAAACCGTGTTGGGGACAGGTTTTTTGCAAGGTAATTGCACCCTGTTCGTCCTCCACCTGCTCGGCCGGGAGAGAACGCAGGCAAA contains the following coding sequences:
- a CDS encoding C-GCAxxG-C-C family protein; its protein translation is MSLHYVNQQHALGFNCAQIVLAAFAEPLGLDTDTARRLAAGFGGGLYCGEVCGAYAAAVMVLGLRYGSAADAPAERKALLKAKVQLLQAYFLEEYPGLRCLEILGSTPAGLQPDVRLTEAGLPQEICPAIMAFVIDTLPQLL
- a CDS encoding AMP-binding protein, giving the protein MTLSFVESWTLRHCQIADFRALEAWQQQMLQRQILQAQRSDFYAQGIPPFTTADQLAADPQRFLCIPPRQVARITTLPTSGTTGKPKRLFFSPKDLRQTIEYFSAGMQELMQPGETAALFLPGATQYSVGDLLERAITNLGGQAKAYGFIADPAAAALAAKGADCLAGYPIPLLVLSRAAPQLRPKSLLVTGDYTPAWLLRELEQTWHCRTHPHYGLTESGFGCAVRGQNGPGLQICHPFLRLEIADPDSDRLLAPGEWGEIVLTTLQREAMPLLRYRTGDRGRLLPDIYPYRLAEEQTRLRQEKLWGWLTVHELDRAVFSLPEVKNYRAERQQDHLHLVLDSSLTPQQIQTRIFAALQREFSVEISFGKPDCESAKRRIL
- a CDS encoding radical SAM protein, encoding MGKVIRHTYSLCPVCLRSLPAEQVEDEQGAITLQKTCPQHGFFSAPIWRNQLDLESWRGNLPELEQAPPCPTACGLCSEHLQGTCCVVLEVTGRCNLHCPFCFAAGGDGSDVALAELLDALPGLAALSQPLLQLSGGEPTLRDDLPQIIAAAKSAGIRYLQLNTNGIRLAESPAYLHALAEAGLSFVFLQFDGLQDSIYQQLRGKPLLDLKLRAIQNCAAEQIGVTLVPTLVPGVNVDAIGSILQFAFANSPAVRGVHFQPVSYFGRIPQPPQAEDRLTLDTLVVEIARQTGGRVAVKNLLPSRCDHPLCGFHGDFVIDENQQPTALSQAASGCGCSAARPVTAAQNRNFVVRRWLREKSALSDREAPQTMKTSLLRPQNPAACPQDAKPGDRQDAKPGDLQDLNYFARRVRSHGFTISAMAFQDAGTIDLERLRRCSLHVYEQGRLVPFCAHYLTPWN
- a CDS encoding class I SAM-dependent methyltransferase, whose translation is MELSVCRPGGLTLTRWGVAACQFPPAASLCDIGCGTGATVALLKELGYQAIGVDLLPAAGAVEADAAALPFAHSSFDGLLFECSFSKITAPQTALGEARRVLKPGGKLLISDFYARGQAADFSGVLGRMESRPTLLQRFQAAGFALLSWQDQSAELPQFWGQWILERGSQQIYAKLDRTALRQAKCGYFLAILEASS
- a CDS encoding nucleotidyltransferase family protein, encoding MKTGAVIVAAGLSSRMKSFKPMLQLGGSTVIKTAIETLKAAGVDPIVVVTGLEAERLQHHLAPLNVTCLYNPDYRTTDMFFSACLGMQWIQERCERFFFLPADVPLFAKRSLLTMMGLMDYSHCAVLLPSHKGRSGHPVLLQNGIISDLLQSKGDGGLGAALSSLTCSKETIELPDLGMTLDADRPEDYQRLKQYAAAMSQTNPVTCSVQLSLSRREVFFQDDTAVLLEKVALAGSLSAACKLLSISYSSG